The following coding sequences lie in one Meles meles chromosome X, mMelMel3.1 paternal haplotype, whole genome shotgun sequence genomic window:
- the LOC123935468 gene encoding synaptonemal complex protein 3-like has product MLNIGDTKRILYAKRKRCMMDTRASVKSINQKIERVWKTQEEQRQKLYHEYCQQFLTLLQEWDRDAQKTKEEEEKLANIFRQQQKVLQRSRVAQSQRMQAMKELYEQFLKSKEDLEKNQENFLIGEQSELRKEMVVLQKHLMMAHQQQEVVTVQKSLQSLLF; this is encoded by the exons ATGCTTAATATAGGTGACACTAAAAGGATTCtttatgcaaagagaaaaagatgcaTGATGGATACCAGAGCTTCTGTCAAAAGCATTAACCAGAAAATTGAGCGTGTTTGGAAAACCCAGGAAGAGCAAAG GCAGAAGCTTTATCACGAATACTGTCAGCAGTTTCTAACTTTGCTTCAAGAGTGGGATAGAGATGCGCAGAAAaccaaggaggaagaagaaaaactagCT AATATATTTCGACAGCAGCAAAAGGTTTTGCAACGCTCTAGAGTTGCTCAGAGCCAGAGAATGCAAGCAATGAAAGAGTTGTATGAGCAATTCTTAAAG AGTAAAGAAGACTTAGAGAAGAATCAGGAAAATTTTCTTATTGGTGAACAGAGTGAACTTAGGAAGGAAATGGTCGTGTTGCAAAAACACCTTATGATGGCACAT CAGCAACAAGAGGTGGTAACTGTCCAAAAGTCTCTTCAGTCTCTGTTATTTTGA